In Macadamia integrifolia cultivar HAES 741 chromosome 13, SCU_Mint_v3, whole genome shotgun sequence, one DNA window encodes the following:
- the LOC122059392 gene encoding extensin-like, protein MKLGLHPMECRRNCKRLWILLLYVSIAATLFNNCDARRSRQLFKFEGATHPSSNIKGTKTLRLSNHLDVDPSLDSTNSLPYGVSSPFTLPPFDSLGPIPLPENTPPVCVFPPSTPLPPSTTTPTPVVYYAQPPPPPPSEFPPIFPNPSPSGTIPNPPEYAPTPNPPEYGPSPPGTVPSPPEIVPSPPEYIPNPPESAPSPPEYIPNPPESAPSPPEYIPSPPESAPSPPEYIPSPPESVPSPPEYEPSPPGFVPSPPEYEPSPPGIVPSPPEYVPSPGGIVPNPPVFLPPVVYPLPHVPPPPYTAPVKRLWCVAKPAVPDPIIQEAMNYACGSGADCSSIQPDGTCFKPDTLFAHASYAFNSFWQRTKLAGGTCDFGGVAILISVDPSYDGCHFLNF, encoded by the exons ATGAAACTAGGTCTCCATCCTATGGAATGTAGAAGAAATTGTAAGAGATTGTGGATTCTGCTTCTCTATGTCTCTATTGCAGCTACCCTCTTCAATAACTGTG ATGCAAGGAGATCAAGGCAATTGTTCAAGTTTGAAGGTGCCACTCATCCAAGTTCAAACATCAAAGGCACAAAGACGCTAAGATTATCAAACCACTTGGATGTAGATCCATCTTTAGATTCCACTAATTCCCTACCCTATGGTGTAAGTTCACCTTTCACTTTGCCACCTTTTGATTCCTTAGGACCAATTCCATTGCCTGAAAATACCCCTCCGGTTTGTGTATTTCCACCTTCCACCCCACTACCCCCTTCTACAACCACTCCAACCCCTGTGGTCTATTATGCACAgccacccccaccaccccctTCAGAATTCCCACCCATTTTTCCCAACCCAAGCCCATCTGGTACAATCCCTAACCCACCTGAATATGCCCCGACTCCAAATCCACCAGAATATGGGCCTAGCCCACCAGGAACTGTTCCGAGTCCTCCAGAAATAGTACCAAGTCCACCAGAATACATCCCTAACCCACCTGAGTCCGCACCTAGCCCACCAGAATACATCCCCAATCCACCTGAGTCCGCACCAAGTCCTCCAGAATACATCCCTAGCCCACCTGAGTCCGCACCAAGCCCACCTGAATATATCCCTAGCCCACCTGAGTCTGTACCAAGCCCACCTGAATATGAGCCCAGTCCCCCGGGTTTTGTTCCAAGCCCACCTGAATATGAGCCTAGTCCCCCAGGTATTGTTCCTAGTCCACCTGAGTATGTTCCAAGTCCTGGCGGAATTGTTCCGAATCCACCTGTGTTTCTACCACCGGTTGTGTACCCTCTCCCACATGTACCACCCCCTCCATATACAGCACCTGTAAAACGTCTGTGGTGCGTTGCTAAGCCGGCAGTCCCTGATCCGATCATTCAAGAAGCCATGAATTATGCTTGTGGATCTGGAGCTGACTGTAGTTCAATTCAGCCTGATGGAACCTGTTTCAAGCCTGATACATTGTTCGCGCATGCTTCTTATGCTTTCAACAGTTTCTGGCAAAGAACGAAATTAGCTGGAGGCACTTGCGATTTTGGAGGAGTAGCCATACTGATCAGTGTGGATCCAA GTTATGATGGGTGCCATTTCCTCAACTTCTGA